Proteins from a single region of Thermotoga maritima MSB8:
- the aroE gene encoding shikimate 5-dehydrogenase, whose protein sequence is MKFCIIGYPVRHSISPRLYNEYFKRAGMNHSYGMEEIPPESFDTEIRRILEEYDGFNATIPHKERVMRYVEPSEDAQRIKAVNCVFRGKGYNTDWVGVVKSLEGVEVKEPVVVVGAGGAARAVIYALLQMGVKDIWVVNRTIERAKALDFPVKIFSLDQLDEVVKKAKSLFNTTSVGMKGEELPVSDDSLKNLSLVYDVIYFDTPLVVKARKLGVKHIIKGNLMFYYQAMENLKIWGIYDEEVFKEVFGEVLK, encoded by the coding sequence ATGAAATTCTGCATCATAGGGTATCCGGTGAGACACAGCATATCACCAAGGCTTTACAACGAGTATTTCAAAAGGGCGGGAATGAACCACTCGTACGGTATGGAAGAGATACCACCTGAATCTTTCGACACGGAGATAAGAAGGATTCTCGAAGAATACGATGGTTTCAACGCGACAATTCCTCACAAAGAAAGAGTGATGCGGTACGTCGAACCATCTGAAGATGCGCAGAGAATAAAAGCCGTGAACTGTGTCTTTCGGGGAAAGGGATACAACACCGACTGGGTTGGCGTTGTGAAATCGCTCGAGGGTGTAGAGGTGAAGGAGCCCGTTGTCGTTGTGGGAGCGGGCGGAGCCGCACGTGCCGTGATCTACGCTCTCCTCCAGATGGGCGTGAAAGACATCTGGGTGGTGAACAGAACGATCGAAAGGGCGAAGGCTCTCGATTTTCCTGTGAAAATTTTCTCTCTCGATCAGCTCGACGAGGTTGTGAAAAAGGCGAAGAGTCTCTTCAACACCACTTCGGTTGGTATGAAGGGAGAGGAACTTCCCGTTTCTGACGATTCACTGAAAAACCTGAGCCTTGTTTACGATGTGATCTACTTCGACACACCACTTGTTGTGAAAGCAAGAAAACTTGGTGTGAAACACATCATAAAGGGAAACCTCATGTTTTACTACCAGGCAATGGAGAATCTGAAGATATGGGGAATATACGACGAGGAGGTTTTCAAAGAAGTGTTCGGGGAGGTTCTGAAATGA
- the aroC gene encoding chorismate synthase — protein sequence MKLTIAGDSHGKYMVAILEGLPSGIRVDEELIRRDLFRRRNCYGRGKRMKMEEDAFEIVSGLWKGITTGAPVTILIPNRAGNPVKDVRSVPRPGHIDYAAWVKYKLPDLNIYVERSSARWTVALTAAGSLLKSLLKEFGIEVLGFVTRLGNVEARDIPGDFEELKRRRDESVVFCPDPEATKEMVAEIDRAKEEGNTLGGKVKVIARGVPAGIGSYSDLFKKLDSKIGSLFFAIPAVKGVVIGSEEMWYGFDYLDEFELEDGKIKRKTNNLGGIEGGITNGEDVWVNVSVKPIPTTGKPLKSVDLRTMEPAKTPYVRSDVTAVPPASVVCEAALAVVISDALLEHLGDGNIDDLKRRFENENLPRWNDGFWKEHYR from the coding sequence ATGAAACTCACGATAGCGGGGGATTCCCATGGAAAATACATGGTTGCAATCCTGGAAGGTTTGCCTTCGGGGATAAGGGTGGATGAGGAACTCATAAGGAGGGATCTTTTCAGAAGGAGAAACTGTTACGGCAGAGGAAAGAGAATGAAGATGGAAGAGGACGCGTTCGAGATCGTTTCGGGGTTGTGGAAGGGCATCACAACGGGTGCACCGGTGACGATCCTCATTCCCAACAGGGCGGGAAACCCTGTGAAAGATGTTCGGAGTGTTCCAAGACCCGGTCACATCGATTACGCTGCGTGGGTGAAGTACAAACTTCCCGATCTGAACATCTACGTGGAGCGGTCCAGTGCAAGATGGACGGTGGCGCTCACGGCGGCAGGCTCCCTCTTGAAAAGCCTCCTCAAAGAGTTCGGTATCGAGGTACTGGGATTTGTCACAAGACTTGGAAATGTCGAGGCAAGGGACATTCCAGGTGATTTCGAAGAGTTGAAGAGAAGAAGGGATGAATCCGTGGTGTTCTGCCCAGATCCTGAGGCAACGAAAGAGATGGTCGCCGAGATCGACAGGGCGAAAGAAGAGGGAAACACCCTCGGCGGCAAGGTGAAGGTCATTGCAAGAGGTGTCCCGGCAGGCATCGGGAGCTACTCCGATCTTTTCAAAAAGCTCGACTCGAAGATAGGTTCTCTCTTTTTTGCCATTCCCGCTGTGAAGGGAGTGGTGATTGGAAGTGAAGAAATGTGGTACGGCTTCGACTATCTGGATGAATTCGAACTGGAAGACGGCAAGATAAAGAGAAAAACGAACAATCTGGGAGGAATAGAAGGGGGCATCACCAACGGAGAAGACGTGTGGGTGAACGTCTCTGTGAAGCCTATTCCCACCACGGGAAAGCCGTTGAAATCCGTTGATCTGAGAACGATGGAACCAGCGAAGACACCGTACGTGAGATCTGACGTGACGGCCGTTCCTCCTGCTTCTGTCGTGTGTGAAGCCGCGCTCGCTGTGGTGATCTCGGACGCTTTGCTCGAACATCTGGGCGATGGAAACATCGACGACCTGAAAAGGAGGTTCGAGAATGAGAATCTTCCTCGTTGGAATGATGGGTTCTGGAAAGAGCACTATCGGTAA
- a CDS encoding prephenate dehydrogenase, with amino-acid sequence MKISVLGAGCIGGSIALKLKEKHHVTAFDRDEETMKALEENGIETVSKESDLYDTDLLVLALPMSVEERFLKETDFSGKILDVASVKTPFMEIARERGLNFTGGHPMAGNERKGKSGWDREMFDGKIFFLCSLDGKEDGMIENIVKDLGARPLWIDYRIHDEIVAAVSHVQYLISLSARYVGKPFEEYAGPGYLSNTRLSKQNMEMALDMIRYNKENILKYLENARNFLNVLYHLTEKEDFENLKKVIREVIS; translated from the coding sequence TTGAAAATTTCTGTGCTCGGAGCGGGATGCATCGGTGGATCGATCGCACTTAAATTGAAAGAAAAGCATCATGTCACAGCCTTCGACAGAGATGAAGAAACGATGAAAGCATTGGAAGAAAACGGAATAGAAACTGTTTCAAAGGAAAGCGATCTCTACGATACAGACCTTCTCGTTCTTGCGCTTCCCATGAGCGTCGAGGAGAGATTCCTGAAAGAAACGGACTTTTCAGGGAAGATTCTCGATGTGGCGAGCGTGAAGACACCTTTCATGGAAATAGCCAGAGAGAGGGGATTGAACTTCACAGGAGGACATCCCATGGCCGGAAACGAACGAAAGGGAAAATCAGGTTGGGATCGAGAAATGTTCGACGGAAAGATCTTCTTTCTCTGCTCTCTCGACGGAAAAGAGGATGGGATGATTGAAAACATCGTGAAAGATCTTGGTGCCAGACCTTTGTGGATAGACTACAGGATCCACGACGAGATCGTCGCTGCGGTGAGCCACGTTCAGTACTTGATCTCACTGAGCGCACGGTACGTAGGGAAACCCTTTGAAGAATACGCGGGACCTGGTTATCTTTCCAACACGAGACTTTCGAAACAGAACATGGAGATGGCGCTGGATATGATCAGATATAATAAAGAAAACATCCTCAAATACCTGGAGAACGCAAGAAACTTTCTGAATGTTTTATATCATCTCACAGAGAAAGAGGATTTCGAAAACCTGAAAAAAGTGATAAGGGAAGTGATATCTTGA
- the aroF gene encoding 3-deoxy-7-phosphoheptulonate synthase, with protein MIVVLKPGSTEEDIRKVVKLAESYNLKCHISKGQERTVIGIIGDDRYVVADKFESLDCVESVVRVLKPYKLVSREFHPEDTVIDLGDVKIGNGYFTIIAGPCSVEGREMLMETAHFLSELGVKVLRGGAYKPRTSPYSFQGLGEKGLEYLREAADKYGMYVVTEALGEDDLPKVAEYADIIQIGARNAQNFRLLSKAGSYNKPVLLKRGFMNTIEEFLLSAEYIANSGNTKIILCERGIRTFEKATRNTLDISAVPIIRKESHLPILVDPSHSGGRRDLVIPLSRAAIAVGAHGIIVEVHPEPEKALSDGKQSLDFELFKELVQEMKKLADALGVKVN; from the coding sequence ATGATAGTCGTTTTGAAACCCGGTTCCACAGAAGAAGATATAAGGAAGGTGGTGAAGTTGGCCGAGAGTTACAACTTGAAGTGTCACATTTCCAAAGGTCAGGAAAGAACGGTTATTGGGATCATCGGGGACGACAGGTACGTGGTGGCGGACAAGTTCGAGTCGCTGGATTGCGTGGAAAGCGTTGTGAGGGTGCTCAAACCTTACAAACTCGTTTCTCGTGAGTTCCATCCGGAGGACACGGTGATCGACCTCGGAGATGTGAAGATAGGAAACGGCTACTTCACCATCATAGCGGGACCGTGCTCAGTTGAAGGCAGGGAAATGCTCATGGAAACCGCACACTTTTTAAGCGAACTCGGTGTTAAAGTTTTGAGGGGAGGGGCCTACAAGCCTCGAACATCTCCTTACTCTTTCCAAGGACTCGGAGAAAAGGGGCTGGAATACCTGAGAGAGGCTGCCGACAAGTACGGTATGTACGTGGTGACGGAGGCTCTCGGAGAAGACGATCTTCCAAAAGTGGCCGAGTACGCTGATATCATTCAGATAGGAGCGAGAAACGCTCAGAACTTCAGATTGCTCTCTAAAGCGGGAAGCTACAACAAACCCGTTCTTCTGAAAAGGGGTTTCATGAACACCATCGAAGAGTTCCTTCTCTCCGCTGAATACATTGCAAACTCTGGAAACACGAAGATCATACTGTGTGAAAGGGGAATCAGAACGTTCGAAAAGGCCACGAGGAACACACTCGATATATCCGCTGTTCCTATAATCAGAAAGGAATCCCATCTTCCCATTCTGGTGGATCCGAGCCACTCTGGGGGAAGAAGAGACCTCGTTATTCCACTCTCCCGGGCCGCTATAGCGGTTGGAGCTCATGGAATCATTGTGGAGGTTCATCCGGAGCCGGAGAAGGCACTTTCGGATGGAAAACAGAGTCTTGACTTCGAGCTCTTCAAGGAACTGGTTCAGGAAATGAAGAAACTCGCTGATGCCCTGGGGGTGAAGGTGAATTGA
- the aroA gene encoding 3-phosphoshikimate 1-carboxyvinyltransferase — protein sequence MKVLPAKKVEGVLSVPPDKSITHRALILSALAETESTLYNLLRCLDTERTHDILEKLGTRFEGDWEKMKVFPKPFAEPIEPLFCGNSGTTTRLMSGVLASYEMFTVLYGDPSLSRRPMRRVIEPLEMMGARFMARQNNYLPMAIKGNHLSGISYKTPVASAQVKSAVLLAGLRASGRTIVIEPAKSRDHTERMLKNLGVPVEVEGTRVVLEPATFRGFTMKVPGDISSAAFFVVLGAIHPNARITVTDVGLNPTRTGLLEVMKLMGANLEWEITEENLEPIGTVRVETSPNLKGVVVPEHLVPLMIDELPLVALLGVFAEGETVVRNAEELRKKESDRIRVLVENFKRLGVEIEEFKDGFKIVGKQSIKGGSVDPEGDHRMAMLFSIAGLVSEEGVDVKDHECVAVSFPNFYELLERVVIS from the coding sequence TTGAAGGTACTTCCGGCGAAGAAGGTTGAAGGAGTGCTGAGCGTTCCTCCGGACAAATCCATAACTCACAGGGCTCTCATTCTGTCCGCTTTGGCGGAAACGGAAAGCACCCTGTACAACCTCTTGAGGTGTCTCGACACAGAGAGAACCCACGATATTCTCGAAAAACTCGGTACACGTTTTGAAGGCGATTGGGAAAAGATGAAGGTCTTTCCGAAGCCCTTCGCTGAGCCAATAGAACCTCTCTTCTGTGGAAACTCCGGAACAACCACGAGGTTGATGAGTGGAGTTCTTGCTTCATACGAGATGTTCACAGTGCTTTATGGGGATCCTTCTCTCTCCAGAAGGCCGATGAGAAGAGTGATCGAACCTCTGGAGATGATGGGAGCGCGTTTCATGGCGAGGCAGAACAACTACCTTCCCATGGCCATCAAAGGAAATCACCTTTCCGGTATCAGTTACAAAACACCGGTGGCGAGCGCTCAAGTGAAGAGCGCTGTTCTTCTGGCGGGGCTCAGAGCCAGCGGACGAACAATCGTTATCGAACCAGCAAAAAGCAGAGATCACACGGAAAGGATGCTCAAAAACCTCGGTGTTCCCGTCGAGGTGGAGGGAACACGTGTGGTTCTGGAGCCTGCTACCTTCAGGGGTTTCACGATGAAAGTCCCTGGTGATATCTCGTCGGCTGCTTTCTTCGTGGTTCTCGGCGCCATTCATCCCAACGCTCGAATCACAGTAACGGACGTTGGCCTGAATCCCACCCGAACGGGACTCCTCGAAGTTATGAAACTCATGGGAGCCAACCTGGAGTGGGAGATCACGGAAGAAAATCTTGAACCGATAGGAACTGTGAGGGTTGAGACATCTCCAAACCTGAAAGGTGTGGTTGTTCCCGAACACCTCGTACCTCTCATGATAGATGAACTGCCTCTTGTGGCGCTTCTCGGTGTTTTTGCGGAAGGAGAAACGGTTGTGAGAAACGCGGAGGAGTTGAGAAAGAAGGAATCCGACAGGATAAGGGTTCTGGTGGAAAACTTCAAACGGCTCGGTGTCGAAATAGAAGAGTTCAAAGATGGTTTCAAGATCGTTGGAAAGCAGAGCATAAAAGGTGGATCGGTGGATCCAGAAGGCGACCACAGAATGGCTATGCTCTTTTCCATAGCAGGGCTCGTGAGTGAAGAGGGGGTTGATGTGAAAGATCACGAATGCGTGGCGGTGTCTTTCCCGAACTTTTACGAACTGCTGGAGAGAGTGGTGATATCATGA